One Actinosynnema pretiosum DNA segment encodes these proteins:
- a CDS encoding alpha/beta fold hydrolase gives MAIPSRLRGRWSLPALVVLVALIGGVVVWTRGGDDPPQVHTRDAVIDVPEAPGSDRALQIDTTLYLPEKTPAPAILLPHGFGGSKNSVATEATELAQRGFVVLTYSARGFGRSTGQISLNSVDHEVNDAKRLLDWLATRQEVMTDAPGDPRVGVTGGSYGGALALSLAGVDPRVDAIAPTITFNDLASALLPNHGATGEAVDTRTPTPGPSGDAGVFKRSWSGLFFSAGLGGGNMSGPTQEAPEAGQDDDDQQVGAAATAAPEGSATEGAATGQPGQGQQPGQGRGAAPLNGTCGRFAEDVCAAYNEIATTGTASQASLDVLRRGSPSELTGRITQPTMIVQGEQDTLFGLDQADANARQIAATGAKVKVVWYAGGHDGGSPGPELRGQIADWMDFHLNGAGTDPGTTFQYAVQGAFRSSGSVALRDVVAPAYPGLGGQAAVNRQDVALTGREQAVINPAGGNPASVSSLPGLGAAVSRSSSLSSRLTIDMPGQTAVFTSEALTSQLLVTGASTVRLRIAAVPGEAVPEGGAVLFAKLYDADANGGKVLPGSAVAPFRVPELPADGTPVEVSVSLPGVVRPVESGHRLQLAVSTTDQSFANAQEPAVYRIALADGDTGNVQVPVVTGSNRVSEVPADALWGIAGVLALSAIAAVVAWFRRRLATDLDPELAEVPLVIKGLKKSYPGGLTAVNDLSFRVEHGQVLGLLGPNGAGKTTSLRMLMGLIQPTEGEIRVFGHRITPGAPVLSRIGSFVEGSGFLPHLSGKANLELYWSATGRPLEQAHFDEALEIAGLGKAVHRKVRTYSQGMRQRLAIAQAMLGLPDLLVLDEPANGLDPPQIHAMRDVLRRYAAAGRTVLVSSHLLAEVEQTCSHVVVMHKGALVAAGPVEEIATGSGEATFRVDRPEEAAEVLRSLDGVLEVQVDGEQVHAALNGTPRAEALQALVAAGVSVDQAGPRRRLEDAFLELVGE, from the coding sequence GTGGCCATCCCTTCCCGCCTTCGCGGCAGGTGGTCGCTCCCCGCGCTGGTCGTGCTCGTCGCCTTGATCGGTGGCGTTGTCGTCTGGACGCGCGGGGGCGACGACCCGCCGCAGGTGCACACCCGTGACGCGGTGATCGACGTCCCGGAGGCCCCCGGCAGCGACCGGGCCCTCCAGATCGACACCACCCTCTACCTGCCCGAGAAGACCCCGGCTCCGGCGATCCTGCTCCCGCACGGATTCGGCGGCAGCAAGAACAGCGTGGCCACCGAGGCGACCGAGCTGGCCCAGCGCGGCTTCGTCGTGCTGACCTACTCGGCCCGCGGCTTCGGCCGCAGCACCGGGCAGATCTCGCTCAACTCGGTCGACCACGAGGTCAACGACGCCAAGCGCCTGCTCGACTGGCTCGCGACCCGCCAGGAGGTCATGACCGACGCCCCCGGCGACCCGAGGGTCGGCGTCACCGGCGGCTCCTACGGCGGCGCGCTCGCGCTGTCCCTCGCGGGCGTCGACCCGCGCGTGGACGCCATCGCGCCCACCATCACGTTCAACGACCTCGCCTCCGCCCTGCTGCCGAACCACGGCGCCACCGGCGAGGCGGTCGACACCCGCACGCCCACGCCCGGCCCGTCCGGCGACGCGGGCGTGTTCAAGCGCTCGTGGTCCGGCCTGTTCTTCTCCGCCGGCCTCGGTGGCGGGAACATGTCCGGCCCCACTCAGGAGGCCCCCGAGGCCGGTCAGGACGACGACGACCAGCAGGTCGGCGCCGCCGCGACCGCCGCCCCCGAGGGCTCGGCGACCGAGGGCGCCGCGACCGGGCAGCCCGGCCAGGGCCAGCAGCCCGGCCAGGGCAGGGGCGCGGCCCCGCTCAACGGCACCTGCGGCCGGTTCGCCGAGGACGTGTGCGCGGCGTACAACGAGATCGCCACGACCGGCACCGCGAGCCAGGCGTCCCTGGACGTGCTGCGCCGGGGCTCGCCCTCCGAGCTGACCGGCCGGATCACCCAGCCGACCATGATCGTGCAGGGCGAGCAGGACACCCTGTTCGGCCTCGACCAGGCCGACGCCAACGCCAGGCAGATCGCCGCGACCGGCGCCAAGGTCAAGGTCGTCTGGTACGCGGGCGGCCACGACGGCGGCTCCCCCGGCCCCGAGCTGCGCGGCCAGATCGCCGACTGGATGGACTTCCACCTCAACGGCGCGGGCACCGACCCCGGCACCACGTTCCAGTACGCGGTGCAGGGCGCGTTCCGCAGCAGCGGCTCGGTCGCGCTGCGCGACGTCGTCGCCCCGGCCTACCCCGGTCTCGGCGGCCAGGCCGCGGTGAACCGGCAGGACGTGGCGCTGACCGGCCGCGAGCAGGCCGTGATCAACCCGGCGGGCGGCAACCCGGCGTCGGTGAGCAGCCTGCCCGGTCTGGGCGCGGCGGTCAGCCGGTCCAGCTCGCTCTCCAGCAGGCTCACGATCGACATGCCCGGTCAGACGGCCGTGTTCACCAGCGAGGCGCTGACCTCGCAGCTGCTGGTGACCGGCGCGTCCACGGTGCGGCTGAGGATCGCCGCCGTGCCCGGCGAGGCGGTGCCCGAGGGCGGCGCGGTGCTGTTCGCGAAGCTGTACGACGCCGACGCGAACGGCGGCAAGGTGCTGCCCGGCTCGGCCGTGGCCCCGTTCCGGGTGCCCGAGCTGCCCGCCGACGGCACGCCCGTCGAGGTGTCGGTGTCGCTGCCGGGCGTGGTGCGCCCGGTGGAGAGCGGGCACCGGCTGCAGCTGGCCGTGTCGACCACCGACCAGTCGTTCGCCAACGCGCAGGAGCCCGCCGTCTACCGGATCGCGCTCGCCGACGGCGACACCGGGAACGTGCAGGTCCCGGTGGTGACCGGCTCGAACAGGGTCAGCGAGGTGCCCGCCGACGCGCTGTGGGGCATCGCGGGCGTGCTCGCGCTGTCCGCCATCGCGGCCGTCGTCGCGTGGTTCCGGCGCAGGCTGGCCACCGACCTCGACCCGGAGCTGGCCGAGGTCCCGCTGGTCATCAAGGGCCTGAAGAAGTCCTACCCCGGTGGCCTGACCGCCGTGAACGACCTGTCGTTCCGGGTGGAGCACGGCCAGGTGCTGGGCCTGCTCGGCCCCAACGGCGCGGGCAAGACCACGTCGCTGCGGATGCTGATGGGCCTGATCCAGCCGACCGAGGGCGAGATCAGGGTGTTCGGGCACAGGATCACGCCCGGCGCCCCGGTGCTCTCCCGCATCGGCTCGTTCGTGGAGGGCTCCGGCTTCCTGCCGCACCTGTCCGGCAAGGCCAACCTGGAGCTGTACTGGTCGGCGACCGGCAGGCCGCTGGAGCAGGCGCACTTCGACGAGGCGCTGGAGATCGCGGGCCTGGGCAAGGCGGTGCACCGCAAGGTGCGCACCTACAGCCAGGGCATGAGGCAGCGGCTCGCGATCGCCCAGGCGATGCTCGGGCTGCCGGACCTGCTGGTGCTGGACGAACCCGCCAACGGGCTCGACCCGCCCCAGATCCACGCCATGCGCGACGTGCTGCGGCGGTACGCGGCGGCCGGTCGCACGGTGCTGGTGTCCAGCCACCTGCTCGCCGAGGTCGAGCAGACGTGCAGCCACGTGGTGGTCATGCACAAGGGCGCCCTGGTCGCGGCGGGTCCGGTCGAGGAGATCGCGACCGGCAGCGGCGAGGCCACCTTCCGGGTCGACCGGCCCGAGGAGGCGGCGGAGGTCCTGCGGTCCCTCGACGGGGTGCTGGAGGTCCAGGTCGACGGCGAGCAGGTGCACGCGGCGCTGAACGGCACCCCGCGCGCCGAGGCGCTGCAGGCGCTGGTGGCGGCCGGGGTCTCGGTCGACCAGGCCGGGCCGCGCAGGCGGCTCGAGGACGCGTTCCTGGAGTTGGTGGGCGAATGA
- a CDS encoding DUF402 domain-containing protein — MTLSAAGQTTGTHVHPPKIEYFDLDAKSNTDPKGYLRGVEEYRLAPSGLYMSRPVPGHPELTHFESWLLPRHGLRVTRQSWHPGRERDYDFYVDVVEITSSGSVWKTVDLYLDLLVRTGRDVVVLDTDELLAAVARGHLEAERARWALETTYTAVAGAAAHGNDLIRWLAEQGTVTTWRRH; from the coding sequence GTGACTCTGAGCGCGGCAGGCCAGACCACCGGAACCCACGTCCACCCGCCGAAGATCGAGTACTTCGACCTGGACGCGAAGTCCAACACCGACCCGAAGGGCTACCTGCGCGGGGTCGAGGAGTACCGCCTGGCGCCCTCCGGGCTGTACATGTCCCGCCCGGTGCCCGGCCACCCGGAGCTCACGCACTTCGAGTCCTGGCTGCTGCCCCGGCACGGCCTGCGCGTCACCCGCCAGTCCTGGCACCCCGGCCGCGAGCGCGACTACGACTTCTACGTCGACGTCGTCGAGATCACCTCCAGCGGCTCGGTCTGGAAGACCGTCGACCTCTACCTCGACCTGCTCGTGCGCACCGGCCGCGACGTGGTCGTGCTGGACACCGACGAGCTGCTGGCCGCCGTCGCGCGCGGCCACCTGGAGGCCGAGCGGGCCCGGTGGGCGCTGGAGACGACCTACACGGCGGTCGCGGGAGCGGCGGCGCACGGCAACGACCTGATCCGCTGGTTGGCCGAGCAGGGCACCGTCACGACCTGGCGACGCCACTAG
- a CDS encoding DUF5685 family protein: MFGILRPCRHRLGQHLGDAWVAHLCGLCLALRDDHGHLARLVTNYDGLVVSALVEAQSGGSHRDAGPCALRGMRSARVATGPSARLAASVSLVLASAKVADHVVDGDGPLGRAGGRGVGRAVARRWAAQAAETGADLGFDTSVLVSAVLRQQEVEAAAGLGSSVLLVTAPTEEAAGAALAQTALLAGRPGNAEPLREVGRLFGRVAHLVDAVEDVARDRAAGAWNPLLATGVSPAEARRLCDDAVLGVELALREVELTDGALVHALLVHELRRAVGRAFGDEHAHGGHGGHEHPRPGLPGYGEHAPVAHAPAPPGHDGPGHDGPGDRPPTDPPDEPPGGGGGEGGGGVSPEPGSFLWAWPRLTEPPTSRGLLLGCLAAFYQCATCQTCCRDPLPGPWSGKPRSGCSDGCDGGECLECCRCTGDCKKGGCDCCDCCSCGD, encoded by the coding sequence ATGTTCGGCATCCTCCGACCGTGCCGCCACCGGCTCGGTCAGCACCTCGGCGACGCCTGGGTGGCCCACCTGTGCGGCCTCTGCCTGGCGCTCCGCGACGACCACGGGCACCTCGCCCGGCTCGTCACCAACTACGACGGCCTCGTCGTCTCCGCGCTCGTGGAGGCCCAGTCCGGCGGCTCCCACCGGGACGCGGGGCCGTGCGCGCTGCGCGGGATGCGGTCCGCCCGCGTCGCCACCGGCCCCTCCGCCCGGCTGGCCGCCTCGGTCTCCCTCGTGCTCGCCTCCGCCAAGGTCGCCGACCACGTCGTCGACGGCGACGGCCCGCTCGGGCGCGCGGGCGGGCGCGGCGTCGGGCGCGCGGTGGCCCGGCGCTGGGCGGCCCAGGCCGCCGAGACCGGCGCCGACCTGGGGTTCGACACCTCCGTGCTGGTGTCGGCCGTGCTGCGGCAGCAGGAGGTGGAGGCCGCCGCGGGGCTCGGCTCCTCGGTGCTGCTGGTGACCGCGCCGACCGAGGAGGCGGCAGGGGCCGCGCTCGCGCAGACCGCGCTGCTGGCCGGGCGGCCGGGCAACGCCGAGCCGCTGCGCGAGGTCGGCAGGCTGTTCGGGCGGGTCGCGCACCTGGTGGACGCCGTGGAGGACGTCGCCCGCGACCGCGCGGCCGGCGCGTGGAACCCGCTGCTCGCCACCGGCGTCAGCCCCGCCGAGGCGCGGCGGCTGTGCGACGACGCGGTGCTCGGCGTGGAGCTGGCGCTGCGCGAGGTCGAGCTGACCGACGGCGCGCTGGTGCACGCCCTGCTGGTGCACGAGCTGCGGCGCGCGGTGGGGCGGGCGTTCGGCGACGAGCACGCGCACGGGGGCCACGGAGGTCATGAGCACCCGCGCCCCGGCCTGCCCGGCTACGGCGAGCACGCCCCCGTCGCGCACGCGCCCGCGCCGCCCGGTCACGACGGCCCCGGTCACGACGGCCCCGGCGACCGGCCGCCGACCGACCCGCCCGACGAGCCGCCCGGCGGTGGCGGCGGCGAGGGCGGCGGCGGGGTGTCCCCGGAGCCCGGCAGCTTCCTGTGGGCGTGGCCGAGGCTGACCGAGCCGCCCACCAGCCGGGGCCTGCTCCTGGGCTGCCTGGCCGCGTTCTACCAGTGCGCCACCTGCCAGACCTGCTGCCGCGACCCCCTGCCCGGCCCGTGGAGCGGCAAGCCGCGCAGCGGGTGCTCGGACGGGTGCGACGGCGGCGAGTGCTTGGAGTGCTGCCGGTGCACGGGGGACTGCAAGAAGGGCGGTTGCGACTGCTGCGACTGCTGCTCCTGCGGCGACTGA
- a CDS encoding ABC transporter permease, with protein sequence MSDDKASPTTSGVDPRDNGVHTDPHGASDLAEAVRAERPGVEADGSRTGYRASRTLPIRVELVRQLLRRRTQLVLGFLVLLPVILVVAFELGEDAPNRRSGGFVDLATASGVNFVVLTLFVCSSFLLPMIVALFFGDTIASEASWSSLKYLLAAPIPRHRLLRRKAAASGILSVLSLLVLPGTALLVGVIWYGAGELVSPTGEAAPFADGVLGVFLAVCYISVQLFWVAGLALYLSVSTDAPLGAVGGAVLASILSQILDQITALEDLRNYLPTHYALAWMDLLSTDIDWSQMAKGVFSALAYGALFSFLAARKFSTKDITS encoded by the coding sequence ATGAGCGACGACAAGGCGAGCCCGACCACGTCGGGCGTGGACCCGCGGGACAACGGGGTGCACACCGACCCGCACGGGGCGAGCGACCTGGCCGAGGCGGTCAGGGCCGAGCGGCCGGGCGTCGAGGCGGACGGGTCGCGGACCGGGTACCGGGCCTCGCGGACGCTGCCGATCCGGGTCGAGCTGGTCAGGCAGCTGCTGCGGCGGCGGACCCAGCTGGTGCTCGGGTTCCTGGTGCTGCTGCCGGTGATCCTGGTGGTGGCGTTCGAGCTGGGCGAGGACGCGCCGAACCGCCGGTCCGGCGGGTTCGTCGACCTGGCCACGGCGAGCGGGGTGAACTTCGTCGTCCTGACGCTGTTCGTGTGCTCCAGCTTCCTGCTGCCGATGATCGTGGCCCTGTTCTTCGGGGACACGATCGCCAGCGAGGCGTCCTGGTCCAGCCTGAAGTACCTGCTGGCCGCGCCGATCCCCCGGCACCGGCTGCTGCGGCGCAAGGCCGCGGCCTCCGGCATCCTGTCGGTGCTGTCGCTGCTGGTGCTCCCCGGCACCGCGCTGCTGGTCGGCGTGATCTGGTACGGGGCGGGCGAGCTGGTCAGCCCCACCGGCGAGGCCGCGCCGTTCGCGGACGGCGTGCTCGGCGTGTTCCTGGCGGTCTGCTACATCTCGGTGCAGCTGTTCTGGGTCGCCGGGCTGGCGCTGTACCTGTCGGTGTCCACGGACGCGCCGCTGGGCGCGGTCGGCGGGGCGGTGCTGGCGTCGATCCTGTCGCAGATCCTGGACCAGATCACGGCGCTGGAGGACCTGCGGAACTACCTGCCCACGCACTACGCGCTGGCGTGGATGGACCTGCTGTCCACCGACATCGACTGGTCGCAGATGGCCAAGGGGGTGTTCTCCGCGCTGGCCTACGGGGCGCTGTTCTCGTTCCTGGCGGCGCGGAAGTTCAGCACCAAGGACATCACCAGCTGA
- a CDS encoding DUF402 domain-containing protein, with translation MGTVITPQLVDVVDTVSAVRNYSSGASRRLTTCQVEDWGLRLECPTPEDPFTDSEVTWLMPDLGLRLTRRRPRSPHTDSSSVLTAVRVVRDGRTWRTTDLLLGLEVPGGTTARIVRSEDFAAAISGGVISPADADLALRTVHRTLEQVSQHRHDLADWLVNRGIYDRWSPAAR, from the coding sequence GTGGGAACGGTCATCACTCCTCAGCTCGTCGACGTGGTCGACACCGTCAGCGCAGTCCGGAACTACTCCTCGGGTGCCTCCCGCAGGCTGACGACGTGCCAGGTGGAGGACTGGGGCCTGCGACTGGAGTGCCCCACTCCGGAGGACCCCTTCACCGACTCCGAGGTCACCTGGCTCATGCCCGACCTGGGGCTCCGCCTCACCAGGCGACGCCCCCGCTCTCCGCACACCGACTCCTCCAGCGTGCTCACCGCCGTCCGCGTGGTCCGCGACGGCCGCACCTGGCGCACCACCGACCTGCTGCTGGGCCTCGAGGTCCCCGGCGGGACGACGGCGCGGATCGTCCGCTCGGAGGACTTCGCCGCGGCGATCTCCGGCGGCGTGATCAGCCCGGCGGACGCCGACCTCGCGCTGCGCACCGTGCACCGCACCCTGGAGCAGGTCAGCCAGCACCGCCACGACCTGGCGGACTGGCTGGTGAACCGGGGCATCTACGACCGCTGGTCGCCCGCAGCCCGGTAG
- the coaE gene encoding dephospho-CoA kinase — MLRVGLSGGIGSGKSTVAGRLAEHGAVVIDADQLARRVVEPGTDGLREIAEAFGASVLTPAGRLDRAALAGQVFADDTARARLNAIVHPKVAALTAELIASAPEDSIVVHDVPLLVENGLAPAYHLVVITHADVEQRVARLVGSRDMPESDARARVAAQAGDDARRAVADVWLDNTGSPDQVLAEVDALWADRLVPYAANLRLRRHASGPPKVVDPDPTWPAQAARIAARLRTAVGDRPLEHIGSTAVPGLVAKDVLDFQLGVSSMAEADGLADALLNAGFPNVPGLTDAPRGAERDPELWDKRVHSSADPGRRVNLHVRVTGAPNWVWALRFRDWLRADAAAREEYARVKLGLVPEHENHHGSLAYAQAKEPWMEEAVSRIAAFYRAAGDQRS; from the coding sequence ATGTTGCGCGTGGGGCTCTCGGGCGGGATCGGGTCGGGCAAGTCGACGGTCGCGGGACGGCTGGCCGAGCACGGGGCGGTGGTCATCGACGCCGACCAGCTGGCCAGGCGGGTCGTGGAGCCGGGCACGGACGGCCTGCGCGAGATCGCCGAGGCGTTCGGTGCGAGCGTGCTGACCCCGGCCGGGCGCCTGGACCGGGCCGCGCTGGCCGGTCAGGTGTTCGCCGACGACACCGCGCGGGCCCGGCTCAACGCCATCGTGCACCCCAAGGTCGCCGCGCTGACCGCCGAGCTGATCGCGTCCGCGCCCGAGGACTCGATCGTCGTGCACGACGTGCCGCTGCTGGTGGAGAACGGCCTCGCGCCCGCCTACCACCTCGTGGTGATCACGCACGCGGACGTGGAGCAGCGGGTGGCGCGGCTGGTCGGGTCGCGGGACATGCCCGAGTCCGACGCCCGCGCCCGCGTGGCCGCCCAGGCCGGTGACGACGCCCGGCGGGCCGTGGCGGACGTGTGGCTGGACAACACCGGCAGCCCGGACCAGGTGCTCGCCGAGGTGGACGCGCTGTGGGCGGACCGGCTGGTGCCCTACGCGGCGAACCTGCGGCTGCGCAGGCACGCGTCCGGCCCGCCGAAGGTGGTGGACCCCGACCCGACCTGGCCCGCGCAGGCCGCGCGGATCGCCGCCAGGCTGCGCACCGCCGTGGGGGACCGGCCGCTGGAGCACATCGGGTCCACCGCCGTGCCCGGCCTGGTCGCCAAGGACGTCCTGGACTTCCAGCTGGGCGTGTCCAGCATGGCCGAGGCGGACGGGCTCGCGGACGCGCTGCTGAACGCGGGCTTCCCGAACGTCCCCGGCCTGACCGACGCCCCGCGCGGTGCCGAGCGCGACCCGGAGCTGTGGGACAAGCGCGTGCACTCCTCGGCCGACCCCGGACGTCGGGTGAACCTGCACGTCCGGGTGACGGGCGCGCCGAACTGGGTGTGGGCCCTGCGGTTCCGGGACTGGCTGCGCGCGGACGCCGCCGCGCGCGAGGAGTACGCGCGGGTCAAGCTCGGCCTGGTGCCCGAGCACGAAAACCACCACGGCTCCCTGGCCTACGCTCAGGCCAAGGAGCCGTGGATGGAGGAAGCGGTCTCGCGGATCGCCGCGTTCTACCGGGCTGCGGGCGACCAGCGGTCGTAG
- the uvrB gene encoding excinuclease ABC subunit UvrB, which translates to MATTPSDTQAPETPVKAHSAHRPVSDIPRSAGEFRVVSEFTPSGDQPAAIAELERRLRAGERDVVLLGATGTGKSATTAWLVEKVQRPTLVMAPNKTLAAQLANELRDLFPENAVEYFVSYYDYYQPEAYIPQSDTYIEKDSSVNEDVERLRHSATMSLLTRRDVIVVASVSCIYGLGTPQAYLDRSIPLRVGGEVDRDVLLRALVDVQYARNDIAFNRGTFRVRGDTVEIIPSYEELAIRVEFFGDEVDRLYYLHPLTGDVVKEVQELRIFPATHYAAGPERMELAIKGIEAELEHRLADLERQGKLLEAQRLRMRTTYDIEMMRQVGFCSGIENYSRHIDGRDAGSAPATLIDYFPDDFLLVIDESHVTVPQIGAMYEGDASRKRNLVDHGFRLPSALDNRPLTWEEFADRVGQTIYLSATPGNYELGQAGGEFVEQVIRPTGLVDPQVVVKPTEGQIDDLVHEIRARAERDERVLVTTLTKKMAEDLTDYLLELGIRVRYLHSDIDTLRRVELLRQLRLGDYDVLVGINLLREGLDLPEVSLVAILDADKEGFLRSTTSLIQTIGRAARNVSGEVHMYADRVTDSMRNAIEETNRRRAKQVAYNEERGIDPQPLRKKITDILEQVYAEAEDDVAPGGSGRNATRGKRAAGEPGKAGSSGVLAGRDVGSMARAELADLVQQLTDQMMNAARELQFELAGRLRDEIADLKKELRGMDAAGLK; encoded by the coding sequence GTGGCTACCACCCCCTCGGACACCCAGGCCCCGGAAACCCCGGTCAAGGCGCACTCGGCGCACCGCCCCGTCAGCGACATCCCCCGCTCGGCGGGCGAGTTCCGCGTGGTCAGCGAGTTCACGCCCTCCGGTGACCAGCCCGCGGCCATCGCGGAGCTGGAGCGCAGGCTGCGCGCTGGCGAGCGGGACGTGGTGCTGCTGGGCGCGACCGGCACCGGCAAGTCGGCGACCACGGCGTGGCTGGTGGAGAAGGTGCAGCGGCCCACGCTGGTGATGGCGCCCAACAAGACCCTGGCCGCGCAGCTGGCCAACGAGCTGCGGGACCTGTTCCCGGAGAACGCGGTCGAGTACTTCGTCAGCTACTACGACTACTACCAGCCCGAGGCGTACATCCCGCAGAGCGACACCTACATCGAGAAGGACTCCTCGGTCAACGAGGACGTCGAGCGGCTCCGCCACTCCGCCACGATGAGCCTACTGACCAGGCGCGACGTCATCGTGGTCGCCTCGGTGTCGTGCATCTACGGCCTCGGCACCCCCCAGGCCTACCTGGACCGCTCCATCCCGCTGCGGGTGGGCGGCGAGGTCGACCGCGACGTGCTGCTGCGCGCGCTGGTCGACGTGCAGTACGCCCGCAACGACATCGCGTTCAACCGGGGCACGTTCCGGGTCAGGGGCGACACGGTCGAGATCATCCCCTCGTACGAGGAGCTGGCCATCCGGGTCGAGTTCTTCGGCGACGAGGTGGACCGCCTGTACTACCTGCACCCGCTGACCGGCGACGTGGTCAAGGAGGTCCAGGAGCTGCGGATCTTCCCCGCCACCCACTACGCGGCCGGTCCGGAGCGCATGGAGCTGGCGATCAAGGGCATCGAGGCGGAGCTGGAGCACCGCCTGGCCGACCTGGAGCGGCAGGGCAAGCTCCTGGAGGCCCAGCGGCTGCGGATGCGCACCACCTATGACATCGAGATGATGCGCCAGGTCGGCTTCTGCTCCGGCATCGAGAACTACTCGCGGCACATCGACGGCCGCGACGCGGGCAGCGCCCCCGCGACCCTGATCGACTACTTCCCGGACGACTTCCTGCTGGTCATCGACGAGTCGCACGTGACCGTGCCGCAGATCGGCGCCATGTACGAGGGCGACGCCTCCCGCAAGCGCAACCTGGTCGACCACGGCTTCCGCCTGCCCAGCGCGCTGGACAACCGCCCCCTGACCTGGGAGGAGTTCGCGGACCGGGTCGGCCAGACGATCTACCTGTCGGCCACGCCCGGCAACTACGAGCTCGGCCAGGCGGGCGGCGAGTTCGTGGAGCAGGTCATCCGCCCCACCGGCCTGGTGGACCCGCAGGTGGTGGTCAAGCCCACCGAGGGCCAGATCGACGACCTGGTGCACGAGATCAGGGCGCGCGCCGAGCGCGATGAGCGGGTGCTGGTCACCACCCTGACCAAGAAGATGGCCGAGGACCTCACCGACTACCTGCTCGAACTGGGCATCCGGGTCCGCTACCTGCACTCGGACATCGACACCCTGCGCCGCGTCGAGCTGCTCAGGCAGCTCAGGCTCGGCGACTACGACGTGCTGGTGGGCATCAACCTGCTCCGCGAGGGCCTCGACCTGCCCGAGGTGTCCCTGGTGGCGATCCTGGACGCGGACAAGGAGGGCTTCCTGCGCTCCACGACCAGCCTCATCCAGACGATCGGCCGCGCGGCCCGCAACGTCTCGGGCGAGGTCCACATGTACGCCGACCGGGTGACCGACTCGATGCGCAACGCGATCGAGGAGACCAACCGCAGGCGCGCGAAGCAGGTCGCCTACAACGAGGAGCGGGGCATCGACCCGCAGCCGCTCCGCAAGAAGATCACCGACATCCTGGAGCAGGTCTACGCCGAGGCCGAGGACGACGTGGCCCCCGGCGGCTCCGGCCGCAACGCCACGCGCGGCAAGCGGGCGGCGGGCGAGCCGGGCAAGGCGGGCTCGTCGGGCGTGCTGGCGGGCCGCGACGTCGGCTCGATGGCGCGGGCGGAGCTGGCCGACCTGGTCCAGCAGCTCACCGACCAGATGATGAACGCGGCCCGCGAGCTCCAGTTCGAGCTGGCGGGCAGGTTGCGCGACGAGATCGCGGACCTGAAGAAGGAGCTGCGCGGCATGGACGCGGCGGGCCTGAAGTAG